A genomic region of Lycorma delicatula isolate Av1 chromosome 4, ASM4794821v1, whole genome shotgun sequence contains the following coding sequences:
- the LOC142323384 gene encoding ankyrin repeat and SAM domain-containing protein 6-like, producing MNDCKNIINYPDQEGYTPMDRAAFSGNKECLNILLNNGGDLTAETHTGLTVDEIFTYLPRPEDFLIKILDSKITPNDVPINDHRFKVKRKD from the exons ATGAatgactgtaaaaatattattaattatcctGACCAG GAAGGTTATACACCAATGGATAGAGCAGCATTCAGTGGCAACAAGGAGTGtctaaatatcttattaaataatgGTGGTGATTTAACTGCTGAAACACATACTGGTCTCACTgttgatgaaatatttacatatttgccACGTCCTGAAGATTTCTTGATCAAAATACTAGATTCTAAAATTACTCCAAATGATGTACCAATCAATGATCATagatttaag gtGAAGAGAAAAGATTAA